Proteins found in one Amycolatopsis umgeniensis genomic segment:
- a CDS encoding AI-2E family transporter, with product MSEPQRKQPDFDPANPFLSESTEDVTSLVPRGLRIGAALSWRFIVVIAALYVIVFLIGYLSVVVIPLSIALLLAALLAPAVSKLQALRFPRGLAAGIVLIAGLAVLGGLLTFVVAQFSSGLPELQKQLTESLNQIKTWLIDGPLHLRQEQIQEFINQAIGFLQNNQASITTTALTTAGTVGEIVTGFILTLFILIFFLSGGDQIWKFLVLGVPGRVRNRVDVAGRRGFASLVSYVRATAAVAVVDAVGIGIGLAIVGVPLVIPLATLVFLGAFIPIIGAVIAGAVAVLIALVTKGVVGALIVLAIVIGVMQLESHVLQPILLGRAVKLHPLAVVLAITAGLVAAGIAGALLSVPLLAVLNAGIRSLLHEQDPDPDEVDVLRDQAAQPNDSEEAAKTES from the coding sequence GTGAGCGAGCCCCAGCGCAAACAGCCGGACTTCGACCCGGCGAACCCGTTCCTTTCCGAGTCCACCGAAGACGTCACCAGCCTGGTGCCTCGCGGCCTGCGGATCGGCGCGGCGCTGTCGTGGCGCTTCATCGTGGTGATCGCCGCGCTCTACGTCATCGTGTTCCTGATCGGCTACCTGTCGGTGGTCGTCATCCCGTTGTCGATCGCGCTGCTGCTGGCCGCGCTGCTCGCGCCCGCGGTCTCCAAGCTGCAGGCGCTGCGGTTCCCCCGCGGGCTCGCGGCCGGGATCGTGCTGATCGCGGGTCTCGCGGTGCTCGGCGGGCTGCTGACGTTCGTCGTCGCGCAGTTCTCCTCCGGCCTGCCGGAACTGCAGAAGCAGCTGACGGAGAGCCTCAACCAGATCAAGACCTGGCTCATCGACGGGCCGCTGCACCTGCGCCAGGAACAGATCCAGGAGTTCATCAACCAGGCGATCGGCTTCCTGCAGAACAACCAGGCGTCGATCACCACCACCGCGCTCACCACCGCGGGCACGGTCGGCGAGATCGTCACCGGCTTCATCCTGACGCTGTTCATCCTCATCTTCTTCCTCTCCGGCGGCGACCAGATCTGGAAGTTCCTCGTCCTCGGCGTGCCGGGCCGGGTGCGCAACCGGGTCGACGTCGCCGGGCGGCGCGGGTTCGCCTCGCTGGTCAGCTACGTGCGCGCGACGGCCGCGGTGGCCGTCGTCGACGCGGTCGGCATCGGCATCGGGCTGGCGATCGTCGGTGTGCCGCTGGTGATCCCGCTGGCGACGCTGGTCTTCCTCGGTGCCTTCATCCCGATCATCGGCGCCGTGATCGCGGGCGCTGTCGCCGTGTTGATCGCCTTGGTGACGAAGGGTGTCGTCGGCGCGCTGATCGTGCTGGCCATCGTCATCGGCGTCATGCAGCTGGAGAGCCACGTGCTGCAGCCGATCCTGCTCGGCCGGGCGGTCAAGCTGCACCCGCTCGCCGTGGTGCTCGCGATCACCGCGGGCCTGGTGGCCGCCGGGATCGCCGGGGCGCTGCTGTCGGTGCCGCTGCTCGCCGTGCTCAACGCCGGCATCCGGTCGCTGCTGCACGAACAGGACCCCGATCCGGACGAGGTCGACGTCCTCCGGGATCAGGCGGCGCAACCGAACGACTCAGAGGAAGCGGCCAAAACGGAGTCATGA
- the macS gene encoding MacS family sensor histidine kinase, with product MTNTPLWRAVSALGTRDPATPLWRGVIVLRVTTLLFALGSFIVHYDGYAKQWLAWAAFGVMTAWTVLSSVFYARPSTRWPWLVVVDLALTVVLMFTSAWVLSTAQFDANTPLITTVWAAVPPAAAGTRFGALGGVLAGLVVSVVTGLVRWRFDVDVARDGFLLTASGFVIGLAATMARRSADALTRALRMEAATAERERLARSIHDSVLQVLARVRKRGAEFGGEAAELAKLAGEQEIALRALVTTEPTRPSANGTTDLRAALQLLATPSVQVSTPAGEVRLPEHVTAELVAVVREALLNVEKHAGGEAHAWVLLEDLGTEVVVSVRDDGPGIAHGVLERAAAEGHLGIAESIKGRVRDLGGSAALDTAPGQGTEWEVKVPVAARGKR from the coding sequence ATGACGAACACCCCGCTCTGGCGAGCCGTCTCGGCGCTCGGCACGCGGGACCCCGCCACCCCACTGTGGCGCGGGGTGATCGTGCTTCGCGTGACGACACTGCTCTTCGCACTGGGCTCCTTCATCGTCCACTACGACGGCTACGCGAAACAGTGGCTGGCGTGGGCGGCGTTCGGGGTCATGACGGCGTGGACGGTGCTCAGCAGCGTGTTCTACGCACGGCCGTCGACACGCTGGCCGTGGCTGGTGGTCGTCGATCTCGCCTTGACGGTCGTCCTCATGTTCACGTCGGCGTGGGTCCTGTCCACCGCGCAGTTCGACGCCAACACCCCGCTCATCACGACGGTGTGGGCGGCCGTCCCGCCCGCGGCCGCCGGCACGCGCTTCGGCGCGCTGGGCGGCGTGCTCGCCGGACTGGTGGTCTCGGTGGTCACCGGGCTGGTGCGCTGGCGGTTCGACGTCGACGTCGCGCGGGACGGCTTCCTGCTGACCGCGAGCGGCTTCGTCATCGGGCTGGCCGCGACCATGGCCCGCCGATCCGCGGACGCGCTGACCAGGGCGTTGCGCATGGAGGCCGCGACGGCCGAACGGGAGCGGCTCGCCCGCTCGATCCACGACAGCGTCCTGCAGGTGCTCGCGCGGGTGCGCAAACGCGGCGCCGAATTCGGCGGGGAGGCCGCCGAGCTGGCGAAACTGGCCGGTGAGCAGGAGATCGCACTGCGGGCGCTGGTCACCACCGAGCCGACGAGGCCGAGCGCGAACGGGACCACCGACCTCCGTGCCGCGCTGCAGTTGCTCGCGACGCCTTCGGTGCAGGTCTCGACGCCCGCCGGCGAGGTCCGGCTGCCCGAACACGTGACGGCGGAGCTGGTGGCGGTGGTGCGCGAAGCGCTGTTGAACGTCGAGAAGCACGCGGGCGGGGAAGCACACGCCTGGGTGCTTCTCGAGGACCTCGGCACCGAGGTCGTGGTCAGTGTTCGCGACGACGGCCCGGGAATCGCGCACGGGGTCTTGGAACGAGCGGCGGCCGAGGGACATCTAGGTATCGCGGAGTCCATCAAGGGGCGCGTGCGGGATCTGGGCGGAAGTGCCGCCCTGGACACCGCGCCGGGTCAGGGCACGGAGTGGGAAGTCAAGGTTCCAGTGGCGGCGAGGGGAAAGCGATGA
- a CDS encoding response regulator, which produces MTDAPRVSVMVVDDHPMWRDGVARDLTEHGFDVRATAPDAPAAVRIARTVQPDVVLMDLHLGETSGVDATREITAELPSTKVLVLSASGEHSDVLEAVKAGASGYLVKSASASELVDAVKRTAAGDPVFTAGLAGLVLGEYRRMADAPEDGPAPPRLTERETDVLRLVAKGMTARQIAEKLVLSHRTVENHVQSTLRKLQLHNRVELARYAIEHGLDEE; this is translated from the coding sequence ATGACCGACGCGCCTCGGGTTTCGGTGATGGTGGTCGACGACCACCCGATGTGGCGGGACGGGGTCGCGCGCGACCTGACCGAGCACGGTTTCGACGTGCGGGCCACCGCGCCGGACGCGCCCGCCGCGGTGCGGATCGCGCGGACGGTCCAGCCGGACGTCGTGCTGATGGACCTCCACCTCGGCGAGACGTCGGGCGTCGACGCCACCCGCGAGATCACCGCGGAGCTGCCGTCGACCAAGGTCTTGGTGCTGTCGGCGAGCGGCGAGCACAGTGACGTCCTCGAGGCGGTCAAGGCCGGGGCGTCCGGGTACCTGGTCAAATCGGCTTCGGCGAGCGAGCTGGTGGACGCGGTCAAGCGGACGGCCGCGGGGGATCCGGTGTTCACCGCCGGTCTCGCCGGACTCGTACTCGGCGAATACCGCCGCATGGCCGACGCCCCGGAAGACGGGCCTGCCCCGCCGCGGCTGACCGAACGCGAGACCGACGTCCTGCGCCTGGTCGCGAAGGGGATGACGGCGCGGCAGATCGCGGAGAAGCTCGTGCTGTCGCACCGGACGGTGGAGAACCACGTCCAGTCGACGCTGCGGAAGCTCCAGCTGCACAACCGCGTCGAACTCGCCCGCTACGCCATCGAACACGGGCTGGACGAGGAGTAG
- a CDS encoding DUF1707 SHOCT-like domain-containing protein → MGEEEQPTTETKPLTGRDIRVSDAEREHVVEVLQKAIGLGMLNLDEFTERTDRALASKTRGELNAVLTDLPGLVHPEAGMVPRQQQNPWAPPRQHAYAQPSGQVMELNGKYSALQRNGNWLVPESMVIRNKYGATKLDFSQAEIRYPVVHIELQAKWGPVEITIPEDGAVDTNSISDIKFGNLDDRTRSNGRPGTPRFVITGRVHGGSLIIKYPRRGFFG, encoded by the coding sequence ATGGGCGAGGAAGAGCAGCCGACGACCGAAACCAAGCCGTTGACCGGACGGGACATCCGGGTCTCCGACGCGGAACGCGAACACGTCGTCGAAGTACTGCAGAAGGCGATCGGTCTCGGGATGCTGAACCTCGACGAGTTCACCGAGCGGACCGACCGCGCCCTCGCCTCGAAGACCCGCGGCGAGCTGAACGCGGTGCTCACGGATCTGCCCGGCCTGGTGCATCCCGAGGCGGGGATGGTGCCGCGTCAGCAGCAGAACCCGTGGGCGCCGCCGCGTCAGCACGCCTACGCCCAGCCGTCCGGGCAGGTCATGGAGCTCAACGGCAAGTACTCGGCGTTGCAGCGCAACGGGAACTGGCTGGTCCCGGAGTCGATGGTGATCCGGAACAAGTACGGCGCCACGAAACTGGACTTCTCCCAGGCGGAGATCCGGTATCCGGTGGTGCATATCGAACTGCAGGCCAAATGGGGTCCGGTGGAGATCACCATCCCCGAAGACGGCGCCGTCGACACCAACTCGATCTCCGACATCAAGTTCGGCAACCTCGACGACCGGACCCGGTCGAACGGCCGCCCCGGCACGCCCCGGTTCGTCATCACCGGACGCGTGCACGGGGGGTCGCTGATCATCAAGTACCCGCGGCGGGGCTTCTTCGGCTGA
- a CDS encoding MFS transporter: MTTTETPTRAGRREWVGLAVLALPTLLVSLDVFVLVLALPKLSQSLGADSTQQLWIMDVYGFMIAGFMVTMGTLGDRIGRRKLLLIGATAFGLASVLAAFSTSALMLIAARAILGIAGATLAPSTLALISNLFLDTRQRSLAIGIWAGCFTVGAIVGPMVGGVLLEHFWWGSVFLLGVPAMVLLLIVGPKLLPEYRDENAGRLDLASVALSLVTILPAVYGIKELAREGLHPVPAASLLIGLGFGAVFVRRQRVLQDPLIDLKLFRGRAFSTALGGMCAFSMLGGTTMLFVAQFFQIVLELSPVGAALALLPGMLSATVSFLAAPILARRFRPASLIATGLAGAIAGFLLLTQVEAGAGPVLPSIAFAVTCLCGGPLVTLGTDLVVGSVPPEKAGSAASLSQTGNEFGYALGIATVGTLGNAVTRAQLADAVPAHDAFAGGMHAVAGLAALVLAGITYFVLRHLRHVRPVGS, encoded by the coding sequence ATGACGACCACCGAGACCCCGACACGGGCAGGCCGCCGGGAATGGGTCGGGCTGGCCGTACTGGCCCTTCCCACCCTCCTCGTCTCGCTCGACGTGTTCGTGCTGGTCCTCGCGCTGCCGAAACTCAGCCAGAGCCTCGGCGCGGACAGCACCCAGCAGCTGTGGATCATGGACGTCTACGGCTTCATGATCGCCGGGTTCATGGTCACCATGGGCACCCTCGGCGACCGCATCGGCCGCCGGAAACTGCTGCTCATCGGCGCCACGGCGTTCGGCCTGGCCTCCGTGCTGGCGGCGTTCTCCACCAGCGCGCTGATGCTCATCGCGGCCCGCGCGATCCTCGGGATCGCCGGGGCGACGCTGGCGCCGTCGACGCTCGCCCTGATCAGCAACCTGTTCCTCGACACCCGTCAGCGCTCGCTCGCGATCGGCATCTGGGCCGGCTGCTTCACCGTCGGCGCGATCGTGGGCCCGATGGTCGGCGGCGTGCTGCTGGAGCACTTCTGGTGGGGTTCGGTGTTCCTGCTCGGGGTCCCCGCGATGGTCCTGCTGCTCATCGTCGGCCCGAAGCTTCTGCCCGAATACCGCGACGAGAACGCCGGCCGTCTCGACCTGGCGAGTGTCGCGCTTTCGCTGGTCACGATCCTGCCCGCGGTCTACGGCATCAAGGAACTCGCCCGCGAAGGCCTCCACCCGGTCCCGGCGGCCTCGCTCCTGATCGGTCTCGGCTTCGGCGCGGTGTTCGTGCGGCGCCAGCGAGTCCTCCAGGATCCGCTGATCGACCTGAAGCTGTTCCGCGGCCGCGCGTTCTCGACGGCGCTGGGCGGGATGTGCGCGTTCTCCATGCTGGGCGGGACGACCATGCTCTTCGTCGCGCAGTTCTTCCAGATCGTGCTGGAGCTCTCGCCGGTCGGCGCCGCGCTGGCGCTGCTGCCGGGCATGCTCTCGGCGACCGTCAGCTTCCTGGCCGCCCCGATTCTCGCTCGCCGCTTCCGCCCGGCCTCCCTCATCGCGACCGGACTGGCCGGGGCGATCGCCGGATTCCTGCTGTTGACCCAGGTCGAGGCCGGGGCCGGTCCGGTGCTCCCGTCGATCGCGTTCGCCGTCACCTGCCTGTGCGGCGGCCCGCTGGTCACCCTGGGCACGGATCTGGTCGTCGGCTCCGTGCCGCCGGAGAAGGCCGGTTCGGCGGCCTCGCTTTCGCAGACCGGCAACGAGTTCGGCTACGCGCTGGGCATCGCGACCGTCGGGACGCTGGGCAACGCCGTCACCCGCGCTCAGCTCGCCGACGCCGTCCCCGCGCACGACGCCTTCGCCGGCGGGATGCACGCGGTGGCCGGGCTGGCCGCGCTGGTGCTGGCCGGGATCACGTACTTCGTGCTGCGGCACCTCCGGCACGTGCGGCCGGTCGGTTCCTGA
- a CDS encoding cadmium resistance transporter, which produces MRGLRRGGAGHGRPRRGPRRGRQAIAKVPCFAGILAVSIVGALGAGLLPEAVLPWLGLVPLLLGLRAAWRAWRERGEEDEGPDVGPGVLAVAGVIFANGGDNIGVYVPVFANTDTGGLIVYAAVFLAVWCAAGRYFATRPIPIVLVAIGLLILLRA; this is translated from the coding sequence ATGCGAGGCCTTCGCCGAGGCGGCGCTGGCCACGGCCGACCCCGTCGAGGCCCGCGCCGCGGCCGCCAAGCGATAGCAAAGGTCCCCTGCTTCGCCGGGATCCTCGCCGTCTCGATCGTCGGGGCGCTCGGGGCCGGTTTGCTGCCGGAAGCCGTCCTGCCCTGGCTCGGGCTGGTGCCGCTCCTGCTCGGCCTCAGGGCGGCGTGGCGCGCCTGGCGTGAGCGCGGCGAGGAAGACGAAGGGCCTGACGTCGGTCCTGGCGTTCTCGCCGTGGCAGGGGTGATTTTCGCCAACGGCGGCGACAACATCGGCGTCTACGTGCCCGTGTTCGCCAACACCGACACCGGCGGCCTGATCGTGTACGCGGCCGTGTTCCTCGCGGTCTGGTGCGCGGCGGGCCGCTACTTCGCGACCCGCCCGATCCCGATCGTCCTCGTCGCCATCGGTCTGCTCATTCTTCTGCGAGCTTGA
- the ptsP gene encoding phosphoenolpyruvate--protein phosphotransferase, with amino-acid sequence MPSESLTGVAVSPGRASGPVVRVAEPLGEPASTPAPADPAAEAARIAPAAQIVAARLEKLAEIATGEASTILITTAAMAADPALVSSAEQLVKTQNLPAPRAVHQAAGKFADALAAAGGYMAERARDVLDVRDRLVAELLGIAPPGVPDLDSPSVLVARDLAPADTAGLDPDKVLALVTEEGGPTSHTAILARALGIPAVVAVRGILALDAQALAVDGDTGVVELADPNAEIVTAAKTGAVEWDGTGATADGHRVKVLGNVGSATDAKAAADAGAEGVGLFRTEFCYLDASAEPSVEEQRKAYTAVLSPFRGKPVIVRTLDAGADKPLAFLEPEAEPNPALGVRGLRVAFDRPEILDRQLEAIAGAAQDSGAEVSVMAPMVATAAEAAWFAERARAAGIARAGVMIEIPAAALTAREILDAVDFVSVGTNDLAQYTFAADRQLGAVAKLNDPWQPGLLRLLKVIGQAAKDTGKPAGVCGEAAADPRLALVLAGLGLTSLSMNAPAVRAVGASLAATTLAECEAFAEAALATADPVEARAAAAKR; translated from the coding sequence ATGCCGTCTGAGTCACTGACCGGGGTCGCCGTCAGTCCCGGCCGCGCGAGCGGTCCTGTCGTCCGAGTCGCCGAACCCCTCGGCGAGCCCGCGAGCACACCGGCACCGGCCGATCCCGCCGCCGAGGCCGCCCGCATCGCCCCGGCCGCGCAGATCGTGGCGGCCCGGCTCGAGAAGCTGGCCGAGATCGCGACCGGCGAGGCTTCGACGATTCTCATCACCACCGCGGCGATGGCCGCCGACCCGGCGCTCGTCTCCTCGGCGGAGCAGCTGGTCAAGACTCAGAACCTGCCCGCCCCGCGTGCGGTCCACCAGGCGGCGGGGAAGTTCGCCGACGCTCTCGCGGCCGCGGGCGGTTACATGGCCGAGCGGGCCCGCGACGTCCTCGACGTGCGCGACAGGCTCGTCGCCGAACTGCTCGGCATCGCGCCTCCGGGCGTTCCCGACCTGGATTCACCGAGCGTCCTCGTCGCCCGAGACCTCGCGCCCGCCGACACCGCCGGGCTCGACCCGGACAAGGTGCTCGCGCTCGTCACCGAAGAGGGCGGCCCCACCAGCCACACCGCGATCCTCGCCCGCGCGCTCGGCATCCCGGCCGTCGTCGCGGTCCGCGGGATCCTCGCGCTCGACGCGCAAGCGCTTGCGGTGGACGGTGACACCGGTGTGGTCGAGCTCGCGGACCCGAACGCCGAGATCGTCACGGCCGCCAAGACCGGCGCTGTCGAGTGGGACGGCACCGGAGCGACCGCCGACGGCCATCGCGTGAAGGTGCTCGGCAACGTCGGATCCGCCACGGACGCCAAGGCCGCCGCCGACGCGGGGGCCGAAGGCGTCGGCCTCTTCCGCACCGAGTTCTGCTACCTCGACGCCTCAGCCGAGCCGAGTGTCGAAGAGCAGCGCAAGGCCTACACCGCCGTGCTCTCGCCGTTCCGCGGCAAACCGGTCATCGTCCGCACCCTCGACGCGGGCGCGGACAAGCCTCTCGCCTTCCTCGAGCCCGAAGCAGAGCCCAACCCGGCGCTCGGCGTACGAGGGCTTCGCGTCGCTTTCGACCGGCCCGAGATCCTCGATCGCCAGCTCGAGGCCATCGCGGGTGCCGCGCAGGATTCCGGCGCAGAGGTTTCGGTGATGGCGCCGATGGTCGCCACCGCCGCCGAGGCCGCTTGGTTCGCCGAGCGCGCCAGGGCCGCCGGAATCGCCCGCGCGGGTGTGATGATCGAGATCCCGGCCGCCGCGCTGACAGCCCGCGAGATCCTCGACGCGGTCGACTTCGTCTCCGTCGGCACCAACGACCTCGCGCAGTACACCTTCGCCGCGGATCGCCAGCTCGGCGCGGTCGCCAAGCTCAACGACCCGTGGCAGCCCGGGCTGCTGCGCCTGCTCAAGGTCATCGGCCAGGCCGCGAAGGACACCGGCAAGCCCGCCGGTGTCTGCGGTGAGGCCGCCGCGGACCCGAGGCTCGCGCTGGTCCTGGCCGGGCTCGGCCTGACCAGTCTCTCGATGAACGCGCCCGCCGTCCGTGCGGTGGGCGCGAGCCTGGCCGCCACGACGCTCGCCGAATGCGAGGCCTTCGCCGAGGCGGCGCTGGCCACGGCCGACCCCGTCGAGGCCCGCGCCGCGGCCGCCAAGCGATAG
- a CDS encoding ribokinase, whose translation MTSQVLVIGSANADLVVPADRRPGGGETVLGGDTILSPGGKGANTAVAAARLGADVALLGAVGDDPYGGLLKRSLADSGVDTAPLRTSERPTGIAYITVTPDGENSILVSPGANSGLRPEDVDLGGAEIVVLSLEIPLETVEHAVAKAAEAGVRTLLNLSPAAELSAKTLQGLDVLLVNEHEAAFLLGGEADFAELLGLGPKAAVVTLGAKGAAVVTADGVTEVPSPKVEAVDTTGAGDAFAGALATSLAKGEELAEAARWAVKVAAITVTRQGAQPSYPTASELE comes from the coding sequence ATGACTTCTCAGGTGCTGGTCATCGGGTCCGCCAACGCAGATCTCGTCGTGCCGGCCGACCGTCGGCCCGGTGGTGGCGAAACCGTACTCGGTGGCGACACGATCTTGTCGCCGGGTGGCAAAGGCGCCAACACGGCGGTCGCCGCGGCCCGGCTCGGGGCCGACGTCGCGCTGCTCGGAGCGGTCGGCGACGACCCGTATGGCGGGTTGCTCAAGCGATCGCTGGCCGATTCCGGGGTGGACACCGCTCCGTTGCGCACCAGCGAACGTCCTACTGGGATCGCCTACATCACGGTCACGCCGGATGGTGAGAACTCGATTCTCGTCTCGCCCGGCGCCAATTCCGGCCTGCGGCCCGAGGACGTCGATCTCGGCGGCGCCGAGATCGTGGTGCTGTCGCTGGAGATTCCACTCGAGACCGTCGAGCACGCCGTGGCGAAGGCGGCCGAGGCCGGAGTGCGGACGCTGCTGAACCTCTCACCGGCGGCCGAACTTTCCGCGAAGACGCTCCAGGGTCTCGACGTCCTGCTGGTCAATGAGCACGAGGCGGCGTTCCTTCTCGGTGGCGAGGCCGATTTCGCCGAACTGCTCGGCCTCGGTCCGAAGGCCGCTGTGGTGACGCTCGGCGCGAAGGGGGCGGCGGTGGTCACCGCGGACGGTGTGACGGAGGTGCCGTCGCCGAAGGTCGAGGCCGTCGACACCACGGGTGCGGGTGACGCTTTCGCGGGCGCGCTCGCCACTTCGCTCGCGAAGGGTGAAGAGCTGGCCGAGGCGGCGCGCTGGGCGGTGAAGGTGGCGGCGATCACCGTGACCCGCCAGGGTGCGCAGCCGTCCTATCCGACGGCATCCGAACTGGAATGA